A genomic region of Rhodohalobacter sp. 614A contains the following coding sequences:
- a CDS encoding DUF952 domain-containing protein has protein sequence MSSNLIFHVVSKRQWQEFNQGGYFRPEGSRYEDGIACVKANKLKEYINEHFKGRRQVLLLVIDKARLVSKTEYNQEKEYILVQDKINMDSVLDKIFVKPNKEGIFDVDVTED, from the coding sequence ATGAGCTCAAATCTAATTTTTCATGTAGTATCGAAGCGACAGTGGCAGGAATTTAACCAGGGCGGTTATTTCAGGCCTGAAGGAAGCAGATATGAAGACGGCATTGCCTGCGTAAAAGCAAATAAATTGAAAGAGTATATTAATGAACATTTCAAAGGCAGGCGGCAGGTACTTTTGTTGGTAATTGACAAAGCCAGACTGGTGAGTAAAACGGAGTACAATCAGGAAAAAGAGTACATTTTAGTCCAGGACAAGATTAATATGGATTCTGTGCTTGACAAAATTTTTGTCAAACCAAATAAAGAGGGAATATTTGACGTGGATGTTACCGAGGATTAA
- a CDS encoding redoxin domain-containing protein translates to MKKGDKVQDFSLQNTQKEFVSLSDLLNDGRKVVILFFPLAFSSVCTKELCTVRDNMKLYNSLNANIIGISVDSLYSLREFKKANNLSYPLLSDFNKEVSGKFGVLDEDYFGMKGVSMRSAFVVNHEGMIEYAEVLEDDGNLPDFKAIQKALDK, encoded by the coding sequence ATGAAAAAAGGAGATAAGGTTCAGGACTTCTCACTACAAAACACACAAAAGGAATTCGTATCTCTATCTGATTTACTAAATGACGGCCGCAAAGTTGTCATTCTTTTCTTTCCGCTGGCATTTAGCAGCGTTTGTACGAAAGAACTTTGTACAGTTCGTGATAACATGAAGCTATATAACTCCCTGAATGCCAATATTATAGGAATAAGTGTTGATAGCCTTTATAGCCTTAGGGAATTCAAAAAAGCCAATAATTTATCATATCCGTTACTTAGTGATTTTAATAAAGAAGTCTCCGGGAAATTTGGTGTTTTGGATGAAGATTACTTCGGAATGAAAGGAGTTTCTATGCGTTCAGCCTTTGTTGTCAATCATGAGGGGATGATTGAATACGCCGAAGTGTTGGAAGACGATGGCAATCTGCCTGATTTTAAAGCCATTCAGAAAGCATTAGATAAGTAA